GGAGTTGAGCCATACACATTACCAGAGGATGAATACATACAAATCATTAAAGATTTAGCAGAAAAAGACAGAAGTGTATTTGCTTTGGTTGAGGAAGCAAAACTTGAAATGAAAAATGGAAATTTCTCTGAGGCTGCAAAGAATTGGAAAAAAGCTTGTGAAAAGGTTGAAAATGATAATTATTTCGTACAACAATTAGCTCTTTGCACATACAAGAATAAATCAGTTAATCCAAATATTGCATTGACTGATGCATTGACAATTATAAATCAACTTGAACCAGAAGATAGAAATACTACTGACCCTGAAACATTGGGAATTACTGGAGCTATCTACAAAAGATTATGGCAAATTAATAAAGAGACAACAGAATATCTTGATAGAGCAATTGATTGTTATAAAAGGGGATTTACAATAAATCAGGATTACTATACAGGAGAGAATTATGCATTATGTCTTGATTTAAAGTCAACAATTACAAATGACGAAGAAGAAAAAATTTATTTAAAATATTCAGCAAAAAAAACTCGCAAAGAGATTATTGAGATTATTGAAAACTTAAAAAATGATGATGATTTTGAATTAAGAAGCGACTTGAAATGGATTTATGCAACTTTATCACATTGCTATTTTGCAATTGGGGATAATGAAAATCATCAACTATACAATACTAGCTTTAATAATCTTCATCCTGAAAATTGGGAAATTGAAACATATAATAATTCACTTAAACAATTAACCGAAATACTAAAATAAAATGGCAAAAGACTACAAAATTTTCGTCAGTCATTCATGGGCACATAGCGATGCCTTAAAGGCATTACAGAATCTATTAAATTCAAGAGGATATTTTAATGTGGAATTTACAGAGGCATCAAAAGATGTTCCTATAAATTCAGAGAATGCAACCTATATTAAATCAAGATTAAAAAATAAAATTACTAATTCAGATGTCGTTCTTGCTTTGGCTGGTGTTTATGCCTCCCATAGTGATTGGATGATATGGGAAATGGATACTGCGGTGGATAATAACATACCTATTGTCGGTGTGATACCAAGAGGACAAGAAAGAATATCTCAAGAGGTATATAATCGTTCGAAAGTTGATGTTAAATGGAATACGGAAAGTATAGTGGAAGCTATAAGAAATTATGCGAAATAAAACACGAACGCACAACAATGTGTATAGTGCATGCGGGTTTCAGCGGTTTTCGAGCGTTTGTGGCTCGTAAAAAAAGTTGGTGTAACTTGATAAGGAATCGCTTCGTAATCCCGCACGACACCATACACTCACCATTAGCGTTCATGCTAAGAAAGATCACGGTTAGAAAAATAATGCAACTTGAAAACATTTTTGTGAATTTGAGCATTCAAACAAGATTATGACATCAACAACAAAATATCAATTATTTAACTCATCAAACTCTATTGTTGAAGATTTGTTTAATCCTTATAATGTAGGAGCTAAACCGTTTTTAAAATGGGCTGGTGGTAAAGGGCAACTTCTCGACAAATTCCAAGAACTTTACCCTGAAAATCTAAAAAGAAATAAAATTAAAAATTTCTATGAACCATTTTTGGGGAGCGGAGCTGTCTTTTTTGATATTGCTCAAAAGTATGACATTGAAAGTGCATATCTCTATGACATAAACGATGAATTAATTTTAACTTACAAAGTCATTCAAAAAGATGTTAACAAACTTATAGAGTTTTTGTATCGTTATCAAAAAACCTACTTGAAACTTGATAAAATTAAGCGCCACCAATTTTTTTACGATCAACGAACAAACTATAACTTACAAAGATTTAATATTGATTATGAAAAATATTCAGAAAATTGGTTTCCTCGTGCAGCACAACTTATTTTTTTAAATAGAACTTGTTTTAACGGACTTTATCGAGTAAACTCAAAAGGCGAGTTTAACTCGCCAGTGGGTGATTACGATAACCCGACAATTTGCGATGAACAAAATCTTATTGCAGTTAATAAAGTTTTAGAAATTGCTGAAATTAAAAAAGCTGACTTTAAAGAAATTGTAACTGATTTAAAATCAAATTCATTCGTTTATTTCGATCCACCATACAGACCAATAAGCAAAACTGCAAGTTTTAAAGCATACAGTAAACAAGGCTTTGCCGACAATGAACAATTTCAATTAGCCCAACTCTTCAAACAACTGGACTTAGAAGGCTCTAAAGTAATGCTTAGCAATTCCGACCCCAAGAACAATGACCCAAATGATAATTTTTTTGATGAAATGTATAATGAATTCAATATAGTTAGAGTGCCTGCAAGAAGAATGATAAATTCAGATCCAACAAAAAGAGGAAAAATAAATGAAATAGTAGTAACAAATTACGCAACAGCATAATGGAAAAAGGAACAAAAAGTAATATTTCTGGCAATCAACTTGAAGTTGCCGTTAAAACAGTATTGACTGGAAAAAGATTTGAACTTGTAAAATATAGAGTTTGGGAGAAAAATCCTGAAAAATACGGTAAAGAATTGCTCCTTGAAAATGTTCCATTTACAACAGTTTATGAACATCATGGAAATACAGAATTTTTACTCATTTCAGAAAAATATGAATTAAAAATACGTATTGAATGCAAATGGCAGCAAGTTGCTGGTTCAGTTGATGAGAAACTCCCTTACCTTTATTTGAACACAATTGAAGCAATGCCCGAAGATTCAATAATGATATTAATAGATGGTTCGGGTTGGAAAACTGGTGCAATTAAGTGGTTAAAAGATGCTGTCAAACAAAAAAAATATACAACTGAAGAAAATAAACATAAAGAAATTTTAGTTTTCAGTTTGACCGATTTTTTTACTTGGGCTAACAAAACATTTAACAGATAAAAAAAGCACTAACACACAACAATGTGTATAATTCATAAGGGTTTCAGAGGTTTTCGAGCGTTGTCTTCCGCATCAAATTTGGGTGGAAACTTGATAGGTTTGAAGCGCGCAATCCCTTACGAAATCATACACTCAACGTACGTTGTGAATGGAAAAATAAAAAATGTATAAAAAATCGTTGCACCTGACATTTTTCCGCTGTGCTCCAAAATGCAGGTAAAATCTATCATTAGGTGCAAAGCGAGTGATGCTATTTATCGTTTTTTATTTTCAGCAAATGTAGTATATCCCTTGATGCGAAGTATCGGAATAATTAATTGGAGAAGTTGTAAATGCCTGCAATATCAATGTTTTACGGGATTATCGTTTATTTGTACTTTAAGGATAACCAACAGCACAAAAGTCCACATATCCATGTAAGAATCAGGAGTATGAAGTAGTTGTTTCTATTCCGGAAGGGGAGGTTTTGGAAGGGAATATTCCTACATCAAAGATGAAACTACTTCAAGCATGGATTGAACTCCACAAGGATGAGCTTGTCGCCAACTGGGAACTTGCCGTTTCAGGGCAGCAACCTTATAAAATTGAGCCGTTGAGGTAAAATATGAATCCAAGAATTAAACAAGTCATACCAAGAGATGATTATAAGCTTCTGCTGTTTTTTACAAACGGAGAGAAAGGGGTTTATGATTGTTTGCATTTGCTTGATTTCGGAGTTTTCAAAGAGCTTCAGGATAAAAACTATTTCAAATTAGCGAAGGCATTGCATGGCACAGTTGTATGGCCGCATGAGCAGGATATATGTCCCGATACGCTTTATCTTGATTCAGTAAAAGAAAACGCCTAACCAGTCGTTCAAGCGGATGGCGGAAAAAGACCCGTCGCCGCTTAACTCATCGTTAGGCGCTAAAACGAGCGAGGAAAATGCGAAGGATGAAAAATTTATGAGCGATTTGCGCTTATAGTGCATCACAAAACGCGGATGCGCCACCGAAAAAACGCGCTCGGAAAATCGTTGTTCCCCATTGAGTAGATCAATTAAAAAAACCCTTCTCCCAAAATCGGAAGAAGGGTTTTTTTGATAATAAAATTGAAAGCAATTTTTAAATCACCTCTGGCATTCCCGAATTCAGGCTTTGATTAATGCGGAACGTGGCGAGGGTCGTCAAAACTTGGCTGCGGAAATCGATGGCCGGTTCGCCAGTTTTGAGCGAGCGGATAAACGCGGCCATTTCCTCTTTGTGCCCTTTGCCGCCGTCGTATTCGCGTTTGCGCTGAGCGCCTTGGCTTGAAAGCACGACTTCCTTGAAATTTTCCATAATCCCGATGCGCCCGCCGCCGAACACTTCGATGCGCTCTTTCGGATAAAGCTTATCGCCGTTGCAAAGGTATTGCACCACGCCCACGCTGCCGTTGTCGAAGCGAATCGTGATGCAAAGGTTTTCGCGCACCGCGCCTGGCAGCATTTCGGCAAACACGCGCACGGGTTCTGCGCCCGTCAAATATTGAATCGTGTCGATGAAATGGCAGCCTTCGCCGATTAAGCGCCCGCCGCCTTCGCTTAAATCCTGTGTCCAATGATCAAACGGAAGCGGCCCCGCATTGACGCGATAATGAACCGACATCGGCTCTTTCGTCACCGAGAAAAATTCTTTCAACACTTTTACCGGCTCGCTAAAGCGACGGTTGAAGCCGGTCAAAAGCTGCGCGGAAGAATTTGCGTAAGCTTCGGCGACCTCATGAAGTTCCGCTTCGGTCAGCGCAAGCGGCTTTTCCACAAAAACATGCTTCCCTGCTTTCAGCGCCTTCGTGACCATTTCCGCATGAAGATTATGCCGCGTGGCAATCACCACCGTGCCGATATTTTCGTCCGAAAAGAGTTCTTCCACATTTGAAGTCGCATAGCCGACGCCGAATTTTTCCTTCACATTTTCCGCGTTGATGCCCGTCGCGTTGCAAACGGCGGCAAGCTCCACGCCGGAAATCGCCGCAAGGTTCGGAATCAAAAAGCCTTGCGCAAAACTTCCCGCGCCAATCATGCCGATGCGTTTCGATTTGTCGGAAAACGGCGTATCAACCGAAGGCGCCGGGTGATGCGAGGCCGTGTGAAGCAGCGCTTCGGTGCTTTCGGGGCTAAAGCCGAACTCGCCGTAATCAAGCAAAATGCCGATGTAGCGTTCTTGCACTTCCCCGCTGATGAGCTTATAAGCATCTTCGGCCTGCTCAATCGGAAATTTATGCGTGGTAATTTTATCAAGCTTGATTTTCTTTTCGGCGAGCAATTGCACGAAGGTTTGCATGTTGCGCTTTTCCGTCCAGCGCACATAGCCGATGGGATAATCCACGCCTTTTTCCTCGTAATTCGTATCGTAGCGGCCTGCGCCGTAGGAGCGCGAAAGTTTGAAATCAAGCTCTTTCATGTAATACGGGTCGCGCGGCAGGTTCATGCCGGTGACGCCCACCATGACGACGCGCCCGCGATCGCGCATAATTTCGGCGGCAAATTCCACCGGGTCGTTTTGCGAAGTGGAGGCCGTGATAATGACGGCGTCCGTACCGAAGCCGTTCGTAAATGATTTGATTTGATCGGGAACATTTTCCGCTGAGCGTTTCAGCGCAAGGTCGCAACCGTGTTCTTTGGCAAGGCGGAGCGCCTCGTCGGAAATATCGACGCCGATGACCATGCAGCCATTCGCCTTCAAAAGCTGAACCAAAATTTGTCCTAACAAGCCAAGTCCGATGACTGTAACGGTTTCGCCGAGCGTTGGGTTGGCCTGCCGAAGCCCTTGCATGGCGATGGCGCCGAGCGTGCTATAAGCCGCTTCGTCAAACGGAACGCAATCGGGAATTTTGGCGCACAGATTTTTTGGTACAACAACAAACTCGGCGTGCGACGCATAGCCGCCGCCGGCGCACGCAACGCGGTCGCCCACGCGAAATTCGGAAATATCGTCGGCCACTTCCACAACCGTTCCGGCTGAAGAATAGCCCATCGCCGAGTCGGTATTTAATTTATTAAATGCGCGTTCCAGCGTGCTGACCACGCCCATTTCCTTCATTTGCTTCAGCACTTGCTGCACTTGGTCGGGGCGAGCCATCGCTTTGCCTAACAAATTTTTCTTGCCGAGTTCGACTTTCATTCGCTCTGTGCCGGCGCTAATCAGGCTGAAGTGATTGCGCACAAGTACCATACCCGGCTTTAAGGACGGTGCGGGCACGGATTTCACTTTGATTGCTCCCGAACGCGAGTTTTGAACCAATTGCTGCATGTTTTTTTTATGAATTAATTTGAGTTTTTCGTGTGCTCTGAACTTGTTTTACGTAAAGCAAATCACATGAAAGTGATGCTAACTTTCGCTCGTTTTTTATTTGCTTTCAATGAAAAAAAACGCCTTCCGATTGGATTAATTTTTTCGAAAAATGCTAAAAATCGGAAAAAACGCTCAGAGCGAATGGCCAAAAGAGCTCATTTTACGGGCGTGAAGATACAAATTCAGGGACAAAAATGCTGGGTCTTGTCTGAGGTTCTTGCGGCCATGAGTAATTTTGGCTTTTTTCCTTCGAGCGCTTCGCAATGAAACGCCAAAATGCGAGTTGCCCCAGTGAATGCAAGCCAGGCCTTCCGAAAAAGTCCATCCAGAAAAGCTTTTTGCCACCGTTAGAGAACTTTTCCCCGTACTTGGTTTTCCTGTAAAGTTTTTTTACATGTAGTTCGTTAATTTGCGAAAACTCAAGGCTCAGCTTTTAACAAACAGGAAAACATTCCTTTATGAAAACCATCAACTTGATTCTTGGCACTCACAATCATCAACCGGTTGGGAACTTCGATTTTGTTTTTGAGGATTCCTACAATCGTTCTTACAAGCCTTTTTTGGATGTGTATGAGAATTTTCCAGACATTAAAATTGTGCAGCACTACACGGGCATTTTGTATGAATGGATTCTCAAAAATCGTCCTGAATTTTTTGAGGAATTAAAAAAGCTGGTAGAACGCGGCAGCATGGAGATGATGAGCGGCGGTTTCTACGAGCCCATTTTGGCCGTGATTCCAGATGAGGATAAAACAGGCCAGATTCAAAAACTCACCAAGTTTATTAAAAAGCATTTTGATTATGACGCCAAAGGCCTTTGGCTCGCTGAGCGTATTTGGGAACAGCATTTGGTGAAACCGCTTCATCAAGCTGGCATCGAGTATGTTGTGCTCGACGATACGCATTTCAAATATGCCGGGCTCACCGACGAGCAGCTTTTGGGCTACTACATCACCGAAGAACAAGGCTTTACCACGCATCTTTTCCCAATTTCAAAGCAGCTTCGTTATACGATTCCGTTTCAGGATGTAGCGGTGACGCTGGATTACTTAAGAGAATTGGCCACAGAAGAAGGCGATCGGATTGTGGTGTTTGCAGATGATGGCGAAAAATTTGGCGCTTGGCCGGGCACTTACGAGCATGTTTATGGAAAAAATCAATGGCTGGAAAAATTCTTCCAAGCTTTGCGCGATAATAGCGATTGGATTCGCACCATGACTTTCAAAGAAGCCGTTGAAAAGTTTGAGCCGCTTGGCCGAATTTATCTGACCAATTCCTCTTATGCGGAAATGATGCACTGGGCGCTTCCAAGCAAAAAAGCGTATCGCGCCTACGAAGATTTTGAGCAAAAACTCAAAGACGCGCATCTCTACAACGAGTATGAATATTTTGTAAGAGGCGGTTTTTGGCGAAACTTCATGGTGAAATATCCAGAGTCGAACCAAATGCACAAAAGAATGCTGGAGATTTCTACGCGCGCGCGCGACTTGCAGGAAAAAGGCAAAAAAGTAAAACCCGAAACCATCGACAAAATTTGGGAAGCGCAATGCAACTGTCCGTATTGGCACGGGGTTTTTGGCGGTACGTATTTGCCAAACTTGCGCCATCCGATTTTTACCGCGCTCATTGAAGCCGATGTCGCTCTTGACAAAATCGATAACAAAGACGGCAATGTGGGCGTGGTAACCACCGATTTTGATAAAGATGGCAAACCGGAAATTATTTTAAAATCCAATGAGCTTTCGCTTTACTTGAAGCCGTCTGAAGGCGGCAAGCTCATCGAGTTGGATTATAAACGTGCGCGTAAAAATATCTTGGATATTTTCACGCGTCAAGAGGAAGGCTATCACAACAAAATCCGCTCGGAACCCGATGGCGCCATGAGTTTGCCGCACTTCAAAGAAGCCGGCCTTGAAACGCACTTGAATTACGATCGCTATCGTCGTGGCAGCTTTATCGAGCATTTTCTTCCGATGGAAACTTCCGTCGAGGAACTCTATCATGGCGCACAGCGCGAACTTTCGGATTTTCACCTGACGCCGTTTGCGTTCAAAACAAAAGGAACAAAAGCCAAGCAGAAAGTCACTTTTACAAAAACAGGAAACGTGCATGTGGAAGGCGCGAATTTGCCCGTAGAACTGACCAAAGCCATCACATTGGAACAAGGAAAGTCTGAGTTTCAGGTTCAGTATGAACTAAAAGCGCTTGAAAAATCGCTGAAGGTGATGTTTGCCGTAGAAAATTGCTATGGCTTGCTGGCCGGCGACGCGCCCGACCGCTACTATTATGTTCCTGGAATTGAGCTTGAAGATGCCAAACTTCGCAGCATGGGAGAAGTTCGTTCAGCCGTGATCGGCTTAAAAGACGAATGGCTGAACATCGACGCGCGGCTTGAGGCCTCGCAAGAAGCCAGAATTGTTCGTTATCCGATCGAGACCATTTCACTTTCGGAAGCCGGCTTTGAACGCGTTTATCAAGCCTCAGCCGTATTTTTCTGTTTTGAACTCACGCTCACAGAAAAACCGCTGAAACTAAACTTCACGCAAAGCTTCAAAGGCGTTTAACCCAAAGAAACGAGCCGTACACTCGCGAAATGAAAACGTGTGCGGCTCAACTTATTTGGCGTGAAAGAAAACGCTCCACGAAATGAAATCGCTGACATGATGAAACAGACACTTCGACATCTCGCCCTATTTTTTCTTTTTGGGTTCATTTGGCAAGTCATTTTTTCAGAGTCGTTTGCACAAACGGCGCAAACGGTTTTTGTGCGAGAAGCCTTGCGAAGCCAGGAAAATGTCTATACCGGACGCTTTGAAGTCTCGGCCAAAGAGGCTTCAAAAGTGTATGAGCTTTATCGGTTTACTTACAGCCAGAGCGATAAAAATCGCGAACGCCCGATGAGCATTGCGTTTCTTTATCTTGGCAAACCTTCGGATGCTTATAACTCGCTAAAGGCGGCTGAAATTAAATTTCAGTATGGTGCAAATGGGTTGCTTTTGGAAAAAGACATTTTGAATGCAGCCGGAAAACCAACAGAAATTCGTCGCTACGATTATGTTGGGCGAAAAGTGGCTACGGAATCAATTTATGATGGAAAGAAAACGCTCACTGAGCAAATCACCTACAACTACGACGAGAATGGAAATTTGCTTGAGCGTGCATTCAAAAATGCCAAAGGAAAATTGGCCGATAATCGATTGGGCTATGCCATTCGCAAATATGCCTACGACGACAAAAACCGCGTGATCACAGAGGAAGTTTTCACAGAAAAGCGCAGCTCGCTGCTCAAAATCGAATTTGCCTACGATCGCGATGGGCAGCTTCGCCAGAAAACCGTTCGCGATGAACTCGGCCACATCAAAGAGCTAATCGTTTTTGATTACAACGAGGCTGGACTGGTTTCGGAAAAGAAAACATTAAACCCATTCAAATACGTCAAGCAGCAAACCCTTTATAAATATGACAGCGACAAGCGGCTCATCGAAGAGCGCACGCTCGATGCCAATGGGCTGCTTTTGGGCGATATGTTTGATGTTGCGGTTGTGCAAACGCAATACCGCAGCGATGGAGTTCGCAAAGAAGAAGTGCGCCTTGACAGCAAAAGTCGCTTCAAAAATAAAGTCATATACAACGAGTTTGAACAAGTGCTTGAGCGCATTGAATACACCGCACAAGGGCTGCCGGGACTGATTATCCGCCGCGAGTACGATGACTATGGAAATTTGCGCGGTGAGCGCAATTATAAAATTAAAAGCGCAAGCCGTCGCGAAATATTGAATGAGGAACTGGTTTATGAAAAAGCACGACTGCGCGAACATCGCTACTATGATGCTGCTGGTCGTTTGAACGCAAAAGAGGTGTTAAATGCAGATGGGCAAGCCATCGAAGAAATTTACTATGACGCAAATGGAAAAATAACGCGTCGGAAAACGCGTTAGCTGAGAACTCACCGCTGCCGTTCAAGATAATTTTGAAGCAGTAAGGCGGCAGCGGCGCTATCAAGGCGGCCTTTTTTTTGGCGCGATTTGCGTTTTTCCCCTGAGGCAATTAAAAGGCGCATAGCGGCTTTGGATGAGCCAAACTCATCAATGGGTTCAATTGGAATGGTTGAAAATTCAAGCGAAAGGCGTTCAAGAAACCCATCAACAGCTTTTGTCGTGTGGTTTGCGCTGCCATCGCCGTTGGTTGGATAGCCAACCAATATTTTTTCGATGCCATCCAATTTTTCTATTTCACGAATTTGCTTGTACAAAGTCGCCTCTTCGAATGTCCCAACAGTTTGTGAGAATAACTGAAACGGATCAGTTTTGGCCAAACCGCATCGTTTTGTGCCGAAGTCAATTGCCAAAACTCGCTTTTTAATTAAATCAGTAGCCAACTTAGCGTGTTAGTCTGTAGGTTCTTTTTGCAAAGCCCGTTTGATTAATTTGCTGGGCCTAAAATGTACTTTTCGCCGCCGGCCTTCGTAGTCGATGATCGTGCCGGTTCTTGGATCTCGCACCGTCGCTTCATTTTTCATAAACTTCACTTCAAAAACGCCAAGCCCGCGCAATTCGATCCGAAGTTCATCATCGGCGTTTCGGATAAGCTTTGAAAGCGATTCAATGGTTACATCCACAAATTCAGCCACCGACGCTTCACTTTTTTGCGTTCGTTTGGCCACAAGCTTAATCAAATCGCGCCGTGTTAAGGTTTGCGAAATCTTTCTGGTGTTTTGAGTTCTGGTTAATGCCATTATCGTGAGTATCTAAATTTTAAGTTCTTTTTCTTCATCAATCTTAAAAATCACCAACATCCGAAAGTCTAATTAAGGGAATGAAAGGTTGTAAGAAGCTTCATGTTCGTTCTATTTCATGAAATTGAGATGAATGAATAAAAGCAACATGCTCTCATGATGGAGAGACTGTGGCCTCTAAAAATTTTCAAAAAGTAACTTGTTTATTAAGTGAAAAAGGGATTTTGCAAATAGCTCGGCGTGAAAACATGTTTTTCTTCTATATCGTTTCTCTCAAGCCAGGTACCTTATTTACAGCACACGTTTGTATTGTTGCAGAAGTTTTCAAGCTGTTTCGGCGTCTGCTTTGCGATCAGGATCGCAACCTCTCAAAATCCAAACGGAGCAATTTTCATAAGGTGAAAGGGTCTAATTCGTCTCTAACTACCCCTTTATAGCTTTAAAAAACAACACAGGTTGTGACGCGCATCACATTTTATTTTTTGGTTAAGTCAAGAATCTATTGTGTTTCTGCAAAAAGAGAATCTTGGCAAAGACGCCTCGTTTCTAAACGCTTTCATTTCTGATATTTTCAATCTTTATATTTAGAAGAGAAAAATTAACGCTTAAAAAGAGTTTTTATTTTCTAAAAAAAATAAATGTTTGTTAGGGAATGGCGTGAGCCATATGCAATTTACTTTCTGCTGCGTCGGCGTTTGAGTGCCGAGTTTTCTTCTGATTCATCATCAAGCAGTTCGTCAGTTGGCATATTGCTGCGCGCTTTTCGACCGCGTCTGCTGGAAGACGGCGCATCTGGATTGGTGTCGTCTGATGAAAAAACAGCGCCAGTTGACGAGTAGATTTCAATCATGTTTCCATCGGGGTCTAAAATAAAAAACGCGCGGCCATCTCTTCTGTTCGCGGGAGAAGTCAAAAGATGCACGTTGCATTCGCGCAGTTTTTCAGCAGCTTCGTCTACTTCGGCGTCTGTATTAAGCTTTAAGCCAAAGTGGTCGACTCGTATATCGCGCGCATCATTAGGGCTTGGGGTTTCAGCGCGCACAATCACGAGCATGTCGTCGCCTGCTTGTAAATACGTCATGTTCATCCCCAGACGATGATGAAGTTTAAATCCAAGAATGTTCATGTAGAAATCTTCCGACACGCGCAAGTCATTGACTCTAAGCGTAATTTGATGAATGCCAGTTAACTTAAGCATGTTTTTTTGGGTAAAATGTTGCGAAAAAACGAAAGGCGGCAAATTTGCCGCCCTTTTCTCACTGAACGATAACTTTTACCGCCGGCGGCTTGCAACGCTCGATTCGTTGTAGTAAAAACGATATTCTTTATTTTTATACTGCTCAATCGAAAGAATAGTTGGCTTAAGCTTCCCTTCGTATTTTTGGGCAATGGCAACCTGCTCAGGAAAGACTTTATCGGCTTCGCCTTCGCTGGCTGGATTTTTCACTTTAACCTGATAAGGTGCAAGCTCTTCTTCCAACTCACTTCTTTGCTCTTCGTTAATTTCTTTGGCGCGCAATCCCATGGCGGCTACCACTTCATACACGTTGTCTGTTTGGCTCTGGATATCCTCAAAATCTACGGGTCTAATCGACATAGCTTCTTTTCTGTTATGTTATTTTGACGGTTGTTGAATTGACTTCAAGATAAACGCTTTGATACTTTGAATCGCGGTTTCAAGCTCATCATTTACGATTTCAAAATCAAACTGATTCGCAAACGAAAGTTCAAATGCGGCGCGTTCCAGCCGGTTTTCTATTTCCGCGATTGAGTCGGAACTTCGTTTGAGCAGGCGTTCTTTCAACGCTTCAAGGCTGGGCGGTTTGATGAAAATCAGCACAGCGTGTTCGCCATAAAGTTTTTTAAGATTTACGGCTCCTTTGACGTCAAGGTCAAACAGCAAGTTCTCCCCTTTTTCCAAGCGCTCATCAGTTTTATCTTTCAGCGTGCCATAATAATTTCCAAAAAACTGCTCATACTCGATAAACCGCTTTTCCGCGATTTTCTGCTCGAATTCTTCTTTGCTCAGGAAAAAATACTCATGGCCTTCTTGTTCACCTGGACGCATTTTTCGTGTTGTGGCTGAAACGGAAAAATACAAATTTGGAACTTCCGCTAAAATGCGATTGGCGATCGTTGATTTACCCGCACCAGACGGCGCCGAAAAGACGATGAGTTTTCCTAAGGTTGTTCCTTTTTCCATGCGTGTTTCTTCCGAATGTTCCTGAGTCGTGTCATCGACTGTTGCGAAGCGAATACGCGAAGCGCGCCGCGCCAGTCGCATCATTTCTCGTGTTACTGCACATTTTGAACTTGCTCGCGAATGCGCTCGAGCTCCTCTTTAAGATAGACAACCATTTGCGAAATCGAGGCATTTTGCGATTTTGATGCAATGGTGTTGGCTTCGCGGCCTTGTTCCTGCAAAAGGAAATTCAGCTTGCGACCGGTATCGGGGTCGTTGCTTTCGAGAATTTCCAGAAAGAGTTTGTTGTGACTTCTAAATCGAACGCATTCCTCCGTGATGTCGAGTTTATCGGAGATGAGCACGATTTCCATCTCAAGGCGCTCGCGACTAATTTTGCTTTCATCGCCAAGCACTTCTTTAACTTTCATCCGAAGCTTTTCGCGTGTTTCGCGAATAGTTTGCTCCGAAAGGGTTTCAATTTTAGTTAGCGCTTCGTTGATATTTTCAATACGAAGGCGAAAATCTTTCACCAGCT
Above is a window of Chloroherpeton thalassium ATCC 35110 DNA encoding:
- a CDS encoding bi-domain-containing oxidoreductase — encoded protein: MQQLVQNSRSGAIKVKSVPAPSLKPGMVLVRNHFSLISAGTERMKVELGKKNLLGKAMARPDQVQQVLKQMKEMGVVSTLERAFNKLNTDSAMGYSSAGTVVEVADDISEFRVGDRVACAGGGYASHAEFVVVPKNLCAKIPDCVPFDEAAYSTLGAIAMQGLRQANPTLGETVTVIGLGLLGQILVQLLKANGCMVIGVDISDEALRLAKEHGCDLALKRSAENVPDQIKSFTNGFGTDAVIITASTSQNDPVEFAAEIMRDRGRVVMVGVTGMNLPRDPYYMKELDFKLSRSYGAGRYDTNYEEKGVDYPIGYVRWTEKRNMQTFVQLLAEKKIKLDKITTHKFPIEQAEDAYKLISGEVQERYIGILLDYGEFGFSPESTEALLHTASHHPAPSVDTPFSDKSKRIGMIGAGSFAQGFLIPNLAAISGVELAAVCNATGINAENVKEKFGVGYATSNVEELFSDENIGTVVIATRHNLHAEMVTKALKAGKHVFVEKPLALTEAELHEVAEAYANSSAQLLTGFNRRFSEPVKVLKEFFSVTKEPMSVHYRVNAGPLPFDHWTQDLSEGGGRLIGEGCHFIDTIQYLTGAEPVRVFAEMLPGAVRENLCITIRFDNGSVGVVQYLCNGDKLYPKERIEVFGGGRIGIMENFKEVVLSSQGAQRKREYDGGKGHKEEMAAFIRSLKTGEPAIDFRSQVLTTLATFRINQSLNSGMPEVI
- a CDS encoding DNA adenine methylase; protein product: MTSTTKYQLFNSSNSIVEDLFNPYNVGAKPFLKWAGGKGQLLDKFQELYPENLKRNKIKNFYEPFLGSGAVFFDIAQKYDIESAYLYDINDELILTYKVIQKDVNKLIEFLYRYQKTYLKLDKIKRHQFFYDQRTNYNLQRFNIDYEKYSENWFPRAAQLIFLNRTCFNGLYRVNSKGEFNSPVGDYDNPTICDEQNLIAVNKVLEIAEIKKADFKEIVTDLKSNSFVYFDPPYRPISKTASFKAYSKQGFADNEQFQLAQLFKQLDLEGSKVMLSNSDPKNNDPNDNFFDEMYNEFNIVRVPARRMINSDPTKRGKINEIVVTNYATA
- a CDS encoding TRAFs-binding domain-containing protein, coding for MLKKNTLHMDKICFVIMGYGKKTDPTLGKTFDLDVTYNSIIKPAVENSGYKCVRGDEVLESGIIDKSMYALLIHADLVIADITTFNPNAIYELGIRHAARPYSTIVMKEKDGNIPFDINHNKIFTYSHMGEDIGSKEAERCIGALTKLILEVDKSKETDSPLFHHIRGVEPYTLPEDEYIQIIKDLAEKDRSVFALVEEAKLEMKNGNFSEAAKNWKKACEKVENDNYFVQQLALCTYKNKSVNPNIALTDALTIINQLEPEDRNTTDPETLGITGAIYKRLWQINKETTEYLDRAIDCYKRGFTINQDYYTGENYALCLDLKSTITNDEEEKIYLKYSAKKTRKEIIEIIENLKNDDDFELRSDLKWIYATLSHCYFAIGDNENHQLYNTSFNNLHPENWEIETYNNSLKQLTEILK
- a CDS encoding TIR domain-containing protein → MAKDYKIFVSHSWAHSDALKALQNLLNSRGYFNVEFTEASKDVPINSENATYIKSRLKNKITNSDVVLALAGVYASHSDWMIWEMDTAVDNNIPIVGVIPRGQERISQEVYNRSKVDVKWNTESIVEAIRNYAK
- a CDS encoding PD-(D/E)XK nuclease superfamily protein; its protein translation is MEKGTKSNISGNQLEVAVKTVLTGKRFELVKYRVWEKNPEKYGKELLLENVPFTTVYEHHGNTEFLLISEKYELKIRIECKWQQVAGSVDEKLPYLYLNTIEAMPEDSIMILIDGSGWKTGAIKWLKDAVKQKKYTTEENKHKEILVFSLTDFFTWANKTFNR
- a CDS encoding DUF2442 domain-containing protein is translated as MNPRIKQVIPRDDYKLLLFFTNGEKGVYDCLHLLDFGVFKELQDKNYFKLAKALHGTVVWPHEQDICPDTLYLDSVKENA